One Varibaculum prostatecancerukia genomic window, ATTAGTCGCGCTGCTTGCCGGAGGCGTTAACGGTCTAGCGGTTCGCGCTGACCACCATATTTTCCATCTGCCCCACCCCGGTGATGGCGCTTTCTAGGCGCGCACCGGGGCTTAGAGGTTGCGGCAGCTCGATTCCTCCTACGATCACCACGTCCCCGGGCAGCAAAGTCATCATGGAACTGACCTTCGCGAAAGCTTCGGCGGCTGTTAGCGGCAAGTCAGCACTGTTAGCGGAGGCAACCTCTTGCCCGGAAACGCTGGCGCTAATGGTGAGGCTATCTGGATCAAAATCGGGGTCAACCACAATCCAGGGCCCCACTACTGCGGAAGTATCCCAAGCCTTTGCCTGAGCGAAACTGATTTCTTCGCTGCCGCTCGCGCAATCTACCCCAATAGTCCACCCGGCGATTACCTTCCCCACCTGCTCCGGAGTCAAGTTTTTACAAATAGTTTTAGCGACCGCCGCTAGTCCTACGAATACGCGCGCCTCCTCGCCGCCCCAAGTAGGAATCGCTATGGGATCATCCGGGCCAATCACCGCGGTATTGGGTTTGATCGCTACCTGCGGCCACTGCTCGGAACCCGCCGTCTTACCCGCGAGATTCGCGCAGCAGCTAACTGCTTTCGAGCGAGGAATAACCGGAGACAG contains:
- a CDS encoding fumarylacetoacetate hydrolase family protein; translation: MNIAEIRRRHAGSGALLLTRSSFAHPSYSSKDARLGSMKIVRFRIDDHPIYGALEDGSERIVALKGDPLFQKAEPSGQLYNLEEARLLSPVIPRSKAVSCCANLAGKTAGSEQWPQVAIKPNTAVIGPDDPIAIPTWGGEEARVFVGLAAVAKTICKNLTPEQVGKVIAGWTIGVDCASGSEEISFAQAKAWDTSAVVGPWIVVDPDFDPDSLTISASVSGQEVASANSADLPLTAAEAFAKVSSMMTLLPGDVVIVGGIELPQPLSPGARLESAITGVGQMENMVVSANR